In the Lepidochelys kempii isolate rLepKem1 chromosome 3, rLepKem1.hap2, whole genome shotgun sequence genome, one interval contains:
- the LOC140908217 gene encoding uncharacterized protein: protein MQSSSAQVTMMEFQNRKRAPAWTEQEVRDLIAVWGEESVLSELRSSFRNAKTFVKISQGMKDGGHNRDPKQCRVKLKELRQAYQKTREANGRSGSEPQTCRFYDELHAILGGSATTTPAVLFDSFNGDEGNTEAGFGDEEDEDDEVVDSSQQASGETGFPDSQELFLTLDLEPVPPEPTQGCLLDPAGRGETSAVCVSMITGSSPSQRLVKTRKKKKKKHTRDEMFSELMLSSHTDRAQTNAWRQIM, encoded by the exons atgcagagctcatcagcacaggtgaccatgatggagttccagaatcgcaaaagagctccagcatggactgaacaggaggtacgggatctgatcgctgtatggggagaggaatccgtgctatcagaactccgttccagttttcgaaatgccaaaacctttgtcaaaatctcccagggcatgaaggacggaggccataacagggacccgaagcagtgccgcgtgaaactgaaggagctgaggcaagcctaccagaaaaccagagaggcgaacggccgctccgggtcagagccccaaacatgccgcttctatgatgagctgcatgccattttagggggttcagccaccactaccccagccgtgttgtttgactccttcaatggagatgaaggcaacacggaagcaggttttggggatgaagaagatgaagatgatgaggttgtagatagctcacagcaagcaagcggagaaaccggttttcccgacagccaggaactgtttctcaccctggacctggagccagtaccccccgaacccacccaaggctgcctcctggacccggcaggcagaggagagacctccg ctgtatgtgtttcaatgatcacaggatcttctccttcccagaggctagtgaaaactagaaagaaaaaaaaaaaaaaacacactcgtgatgaaatgttctctgagctcatgctgtcctcccacactgacagagcacagacgaacgcgtggaggcaaataatgtaa